AGTTTTTGAAGCGTATGTCGAAAATCGAACACCAGGGGCTTTTCGTGTTTTTTGGTATTACGGCTCAAAAGGTGTAATAAATGTATTAGCTATCACGCCTCATCCGTAAGTTAAGCCACGAAGAGCATTTACGTTCTGATACTGGGTCAGGTGTGCGATCGCAGCAGAGGGAAATATAAACTTCAAAATGTCAGACTAGCGCCAGTCTGGAACACTTGATAAATCAACGTTTTCGATTTTCTCATCAGCCGGAGTGCAGAGTATAGGCTATACTCTGCCGTGTTTACGCTCGTGTTGACAGGGAACAAGTGCGTAGATCAGAGAAAATGGTTGGAGTTTTTACTAGATAAGGGTTTAAATGGCTACTTTGCGGCTAGTGTCAGCTTCGCTATTTCTGCGCCAATTGGATTGATGAAAGTAGCTTGAGGCAACATAGCGCAAACTTTGTGAGTAGCCCAGGTAACTTAATTTATGACCAAATAGATGCCTCTAGGAACCGATCTTAGTGTTAAGAAACATTTCGCTAACGGGATCGTACTCAATTGTTAAAAAAATGTCTTAGAATTTTTTCAATATAGGTATTGCTCCTTGTGAAATGTCTTCCAATTTTATTGCCACTATACCTTCATTGAAAGCTCTCTGATAAACATTTTGGCTGGCTGAAGTTTTGTAACCCAACCCATCATAAAAACCTTGAGAAAAGGCGATCGCTGCTTTGTCTTGGATTGAATTGTTCATGCCAATTACATAATTAATATGCTGCTTAATCGCTTCAGCAGATTGTTCTGAGTAACAGGCATTAAGCAGAACACATTTAACACAATCAGTATGTGATTCAAATAGCGATGCTAAACCTTGCGGTGTAACTAGCTTATTGTTCCCCCCATCATCCTCTAATAGCAAGCTACCATCTTTCTCCCCATGTCCACAAAAGTGAACTATTTGAGGTTGTTCCTCTGCGATCGCCCTCCGAATATCCTGGGGGCGTACAGCAGTTCTGACTTTAATTTCAAATAAATCTCGATTAGTAGCTCGTCGTATAGCTTCTTCAATTTCTCTAATCTCTTTATCTAAACGCAGACCGTGGGGAATTGCTGCTAAAATCAGAATTTTTTGTCCTTGATTACTTGGTTTTTGAGAAATGTTAGAAGGGGTTTCTGGTTCGTGATTTGACAATAGGGTTTCAGCGATAGCTTTCAATGTTGGATTTCCAGGGTTTGAATCACACGCAGCACGAACTAAATCTTCAACCCATCCCTGAGAATTAGCGGTTTGTATTAATTTAAAGACAATATCTTGTAAACTCCCTTCGCAAGCAATAACTCTTAATTTTTTATCTAATTCAAATGTCAACATTTGCTCTAAGGATGCTGTGCTAGGAAAAGCATCAATTAAAGCTTCTTGTAATTTTTTACGCTGCTGACCAGATAAATTCATAATTTTTAGACAATCTATTTTTATAACTTTAATTTTTGAAAAATGATTATTACTAAACTGTAGTCTTGTTAAATTATCCTATTACTACTTAATTAAACTATAACTCACTACTTAGTTTTATATAGTTATTTATTAAAAAGTTGTGATAAATTAACGTGTATCTATTGTACCAAAATGTTTTTGAAGTAATGGATGGATAAATCTGTAACGTCCACCTTCACGCTTTAAAAACCTCTGTTTAGTAGCATAATTTATAAATCTAACATAACGCCAAGGCATATCTCCATAAAAGGCAATAATGATACGTAAAGTAAAATGTTGAATGCAAGCTAGTAGTCCACCAAATAATCCACCAAATAGCATTCCGAGCAACCCAAAACTTTTTCCAAAAGAAATCAATTCATAAGCTTTCATCGTTTTCTCTGAACCTAGTTCTGAACCTAGTAACCCAAAAAAACATCCTAGCATAAATAATGATACACCATATATCAAAGCAACCAAAAAACCGTTAACTGCTGATTTTTTAATGCCTTGATTAACTACTTTTATTTCTTCCAAATCAATAATCTCACCTCGTAGTCCAACAAGTGATTCACGAAGTGCGGCTGTGGGAGCCATGAAGAACCCAACAATTCCTGTAAAACAAGTTTTTAAAACTGAATTTATTGAAGAAGCTTGCCAAATAGAACTCATCGGTATCAAGTCATCAATTCGCTCATAAAAAGATCTAAAATTAGCAACAAATGCACCTAACAACCTGTCTTTTATATTTGCGTATCTTAGTGCATCTAATATTTCTTTAAAAGGCATTTTTAGAGTTTCAACTGGCTTAATATCTGGATTTAAAACACTGATTATAAAACCAAATATCATACTTAATATAGGCAATAATATCAATCTAACTACACTATCTGTTAAAGGTATATATATTAATAATATGATTGGATAAGTAATTATTCCAACTATTAACGTAATCATAGAATGATATATTATTCTATGATTTTTTTGGGTTAACAAAACATTAGGTTGAATCTTTTCTATAAATAAATAATTATTATTTTTATTGGTAAAATCTGTAGCTATTTTTTTTAGCCATAATTTCGCCTTTTCGTTTCTGATTATTTTATCCTCTTCTAACTTTTGTTGAATATATCTATCAAATAAAAATCGTAGACATTCTAACTTATCATCGTAAAAGCGTGTCCAAATTTCTATAGTGGAATTTTCTTCATCAAGCATTAGCATAATAGATAAAAATAATGGAT
This genomic interval from Crinalium epipsammum PCC 9333 contains the following:
- a CDS encoding NACHT domain-containing protein yields the protein MLPNGKQINLLKQSQPNLIWQTSQQSFHSLRKSSPYPPYEKNIIEVFFEHTGRLLIIGEPGSGKTITLLEIAKYLVNKAQNDLSAPIPVRFSLSFWENQNIEEWLVSELEKHYSITPENALHLLHNSKIIPLLDDLDQVDISRQRKCITAINSFLSSQSRPDYLIVCSCINGYISNPSLKLNGAIYLHPLTEVQIHNYLVDIGRSKLWIHIQDSPNILELIKNPLFLSIMLMLDEENSTIEIWTRFYDDKLECLRFLFDRYIQQKLEEDKIIRNEKAKLWLKKIATDFTNKNNNYLFIEKIQPNVLLTQKNHRIIYHSMITLIVGIITYPIILLIYIPLTDSVVRLILLPILSMIFGFIISVLNPDIKPVETLKMPFKEILDALRYANIKDRLLGAFVANFRSFYERIDDLIPMSSIWQASSINSVLKTCFTGIVGFFMAPTAALRESLVGLRGEIIDLEEIKVVNQGIKKSAVNGFLVALIYGVSLFMLGCFFGLLGSELGSEKTMKAYELISFGKSFGLLGMLFGGLFGGLLACIQHFTLRIIIAFYGDMPWRYVRFINYATKQRFLKREGGRYRFIHPLLQKHFGTIDTR
- a CDS encoding effector-associated domain EAD1-containing protein: MNLSGQQRKKLQEALIDAFPSTASLEQMLTFELDKKLRVIACEGSLQDIVFKLIQTANSQGWVEDLVRAACDSNPGNPTLKAIAETLLSNHEPETPSNISQKPSNQGQKILILAAIPHGLRLDKEIREIEEAIRRATNRDLFEIKVRTAVRPQDIRRAIAEEQPQIVHFCGHGEKDGSLLLEDDGGNNKLVTPQGLASLFESHTDCVKCVLLNACYSEQSAEAIKQHINYVIGMNNSIQDKAAIAFSQGFYDGLGYKTSASQNVYQRAFNEGIVAIKLEDISQGAIPILKKF